From a single Pseudalkalibacillus hwajinpoensis genomic region:
- the prpE gene encoding bis(5'-nucleosyl)-tetraphosphatase PrpE, protein MLDIIGDVHGCYEELVTLTMQLDYEWTSGVPIHSSGRKLVFLGDLTDRGPDSLSVIRVVTKLIQQNQAYYCPGNHCNKLYRYMIGRKVQQKHGLETTVAELNELPLIERNDIKLDFITLYEKAPLYLVLDDGNLIVAHAGIPEHLVGQTGKKVTTFVLYGDITGESHPNGMPVRRDWASEYRGESIVVYGHTPVSEPRWLNHTVNIDTGCVFGGNLTALSYPELKTTSVSSSMPYVEEKFKSFE, encoded by the coding sequence GTGCTGGATATTATTGGTGATGTACATGGTTGTTATGAAGAATTGGTCACATTAACGATGCAGCTTGATTATGAGTGGACAAGCGGCGTGCCCATCCATTCTTCAGGAAGAAAACTTGTGTTTCTTGGCGATCTAACCGATCGGGGCCCTGATTCTCTTTCCGTCATCCGCGTTGTTACAAAGCTGATCCAGCAAAATCAGGCGTATTATTGCCCAGGTAACCACTGCAATAAGCTGTATCGTTATATGATTGGCAGGAAGGTTCAACAAAAACACGGACTGGAAACTACCGTTGCAGAATTAAACGAACTTCCTTTAATTGAGAGAAATGATATAAAACTAGACTTTATCACGCTATATGAAAAGGCTCCCCTGTATTTAGTTCTTGATGATGGTAATCTAATTGTTGCTCACGCTGGAATTCCAGAGCATCTCGTTGGCCAAACAGGGAAAAAAGTAACAACATTCGTGCTCTATGGTGATATCACCGGTGAATCCCATCCGAACGGGATGCCTGTTCGAAGAGATTGGGCTAGTGAGTACCGTGGTGAATCAATAGTAGTCTACGGGCATACTCCGGTTTCTGAACCACGCTGGCTTAATCATACTGTTAACATTGATACGGGCTGTGTTTTTGGAGGAAACCTGACCGCTTTAAGCTATCCGGAGTTAAAAACGACTTCCGTTAGTTCTTCCATGCCTTACGTTGAAGAAAAGTTCAAGTCGTTTGAATAA
- a CDS encoding RluA family pseudouridine synthase: MTAFSMKWTVKTEEAGILVRQYLLEEKSLSRSVLTDIKFKGGSIRVNGEDRNVRTVLQEGDHVQITFPHEEVSESMIPLKIPLRIVYEDEHFLLVNKPPYLPTIPSRHSEGSLAQGVLFYYQSLNLNRTIHTVNRLDRDTSGLVMFAKHRFAHDLLSRQQQNKQMKREYLAIVHGNVEEKEGEVDAPIGRKEGSIIERTVRPDGQYALTRYRMVQMLEDATLLDLSLQTGRTHQIRVHMASIGHPLLGDDLYGGRKDVITRQALHSAKLEFYHPFLEKTLRFEAELEHDMKTLIQTT, translated from the coding sequence ATGACAGCATTTAGCATGAAATGGACCGTAAAGACAGAGGAAGCTGGTATTCTTGTAAGACAGTATCTTCTAGAAGAGAAATCCCTCTCCAGAAGTGTTCTAACCGATATTAAATTCAAGGGGGGCAGTATTCGTGTTAATGGCGAAGATCGAAATGTGAGAACCGTGTTGCAGGAGGGGGATCACGTGCAAATTACTTTTCCTCATGAAGAAGTGAGTGAGAGTATGATACCGCTTAAAATACCACTTAGGATTGTATATGAGGATGAGCATTTTCTACTTGTGAATAAGCCGCCATATTTGCCAACGATACCCTCGCGACATTCGGAAGGCTCGCTTGCACAGGGTGTATTGTTTTATTATCAATCGTTAAATTTGAATCGCACAATTCATACCGTTAATCGGCTGGACCGTGATACGTCGGGTTTGGTAATGTTTGCGAAGCATCGATTTGCACATGACCTTTTGTCACGGCAACAGCAGAACAAGCAGATGAAGCGCGAGTATCTAGCCATTGTTCATGGAAATGTAGAAGAGAAGGAAGGGGAAGTAGATGCACCGATTGGTAGGAAAGAAGGAAGTATTATTGAGCGTACCGTTCGACCTGACGGGCAGTATGCTCTCACACGCTACAGAATGGTTCAAATGCTTGAAGATGCAACGTTACTTGACCTGTCCTTGCAAACAGGTAGAACGCATCAGATACGTGTTCACATGGCGTCAATCGGACATCCGCTTCTAGGGGATGATCTATACGGCGGGCGCAAGGACGTTATTACGCGCCAGGCTCTCCATAGCGCAAAGCTTGAATTTTATCATCCGTTTCTAGAAAAAACGCTCCGCTTCGAAGCGGAGCTTGAACATGATATGAAAACTCTTATTCAAACGACTTGA
- a CDS encoding NAD kinase yields MKFAVKSKGDQTSNQLQQRIKNYLRDFDLEYDEAEPDIVISVGGDGTLLHAFHHYQDRLDETAFVGVHTGHLGFYADWTPEEVEKLVIHIARTPFQIVEYPLLEVTVRYQNSSKENRYLALNECTVKSVEGSLVMNVEIKGDLFETFRGDGLCISTPSGSTAYNKALGGAIIHPALPSIQLSEMASINNRVFRTVGSPLVLPQHHTCLLKPVNDADFQITIDHLFLLQKDVKSIQYRVAEEKVRFARFRPFPFWKRVKESFVDDEY; encoded by the coding sequence GTGAAATTTGCGGTAAAGTCCAAAGGGGATCAAACCTCCAATCAGCTTCAACAGCGGATTAAAAATTACCTGCGCGATTTCGATCTTGAGTATGATGAAGCAGAGCCTGATATTGTGATTTCGGTTGGAGGAGATGGAACACTTCTCCACGCTTTCCACCATTATCAGGATCGATTAGATGAAACAGCTTTTGTAGGTGTACATACGGGTCATCTTGGTTTTTATGCCGATTGGACACCCGAAGAGGTCGAGAAGCTTGTAATTCATATCGCTCGAACACCATTCCAAATTGTTGAATATCCGTTATTGGAAGTGACTGTTCGCTACCAGAATAGTTCAAAAGAAAATAGGTATCTTGCTCTTAATGAATGTACGGTGAAAAGCGTAGAGGGCTCATTAGTGATGAATGTCGAGATCAAAGGGGATCTTTTTGAAACGTTCCGGGGTGATGGTCTTTGCATTTCTACCCCATCAGGAAGTACGGCGTATAACAAGGCCCTGGGTGGCGCGATTATTCATCCGGCCCTCCCTTCCATTCAGCTCTCTGAGATGGCTTCAATTAACAACCGTGTATTCCGAACAGTGGGTTCACCGCTCGTATTGCCACAGCATCATACCTGTTTGCTCAAGCCTGTGAATGATGCTGATTTTCAAATCACTATTGATCATCTTTTCTTACTCCAAAAAGATGTCAAATCGATTCAATACAGGGTGGCAGAAGAAAAAGTGAGGTTCGCGAGATTCAGACCATTCCCATTCTGGAAGCGAGTAAAAGAGTCTTTTGTCGATGATGAATATTAA
- a CDS encoding GTP pyrophosphokinase, whose protein sequence is MKNWEEFLAPYKQAVNELKVKLKGIREQFEKADDHSPVEFVTGRVKPIPSILDKAKRKEIDLDRLQEEMHDIAGVRVMCQFVEDINKVIHHLRGRRDFDIVEERDYVTNQKESGYRSYHVVVQYPVQTIMGEQMLLVEIQIRTLAMNFWATIEHSLNYKYNKKIPMEVQKRLQRAAVAASKLDDEMSEIRVEIKEAQKVFMQKKEKEKRQGEN, encoded by the coding sequence ATGAAAAATTGGGAAGAGTTTTTAGCGCCATATAAACAAGCCGTTAATGAGTTGAAAGTAAAACTTAAGGGGATCCGTGAGCAGTTCGAAAAAGCGGATGACCATTCCCCAGTGGAGTTCGTGACGGGAAGAGTAAAGCCTATCCCAAGCATTCTTGATAAAGCAAAACGAAAAGAGATTGATCTGGATCGCCTGCAGGAAGAAATGCATGATATAGCAGGAGTAAGAGTGATGTGCCAGTTTGTTGAAGATATTAACAAAGTCATTCATCACCTTCGCGGACGCAGGGATTTTGATATTGTCGAGGAACGGGATTACGTTACCAATCAGAAAGAGAGCGGGTATCGTTCTTACCATGTTGTGGTGCAATATCCGGTACAAACGATAATGGGTGAGCAGATGCTCCTTGTTGAAATCCAAATCCGCACACTTGCGATGAATTTCTGGGCTACGATTGAGCATTCTCTTAACTATAAATACAATAAAAAGATTCCAATGGAGGTGCAAAAGCGCCTTCAGCGAGCAGCAGTGGCTGCATCAAAATTGGATGATGAAATGTCAGAAATTCGCGTTGAAATAAAGGAAGCTCAAAAGGTATTTATGCAGAAAAAAGAAAAAGAAAAAAGGCAAGGCGAAAACTAA
- a CDS encoding CYTH domain-containing protein: MSQEVEIEFKNMLTKEEYDNLLDAYRLTDIQTQTNDYFDSKDFLLREKGAALRVRSKHDKLVLTLKEPASEGLLETHQAITVAQFDSIKTTNQLPDGDVFDQIKNLGIHSPLFHLGSLTTHRAEVTIDSGLLVLDHSEYLDREDYELEFEVKEYEAGKRAFHSLLHNHHIPERSANNKIFRFFLATQGQG; the protein is encoded by the coding sequence ATGTCACAGGAAGTTGAAATTGAATTTAAGAATATGCTTACAAAAGAAGAGTATGACAATCTTCTTGACGCCTACAGGCTAACTGACATCCAAACCCAAACAAACGACTATTTTGATTCAAAAGACTTTCTCCTTCGAGAAAAAGGCGCTGCACTAAGAGTAAGATCAAAGCATGATAAGCTTGTTCTCACGCTAAAGGAACCGGCTTCAGAAGGATTACTTGAAACTCATCAAGCCATTACAGTTGCCCAGTTTGATTCAATTAAAACAACGAATCAACTGCCGGATGGAGACGTGTTTGATCAGATCAAGAACCTCGGAATTCACTCTCCCCTGTTTCACCTTGGAAGCTTAACAACGCATAGAGCAGAAGTTACGATAGATTCAGGACTGCTTGTATTAGATCATAGTGAGTACCTTGATCGAGAAGACTATGAGCTTGAATTTGAAGTAAAGGAATATGAAGCGGGAAAGCGAGCTTTCCACTCTCTTTTACACAATCACCATATACCGGAACGAAGCGCGAATAACAAGATTTTTCGTTTCTTTCTTGCTACACAAGGACAGGGCTAA
- a CDS encoding globin → MRQNMYEHLGGSQTLERLVTAFYNRVSHHPDLKPIFPNDLTETARKQTQFLTQFLGGPPLYSEEHGHPMLRARHLPFEITPRRATAWLTCMQEAMDEVELDEEFKEHLLTRLTFTAHHMVNTGDPEEKGESN, encoded by the coding sequence ATGAGGCAAAATATGTATGAACATCTTGGCGGATCACAGACGTTAGAACGCCTAGTGACTGCTTTTTATAATCGAGTTTCACATCATCCTGATTTGAAACCTATATTTCCAAATGACTTAACTGAAACCGCACGAAAACAAACTCAATTCCTTACTCAATTTCTTGGCGGTCCTCCTCTATATTCTGAAGAACATGGACATCCTATGTTAAGAGCGAGACACCTGCCATTTGAAATTACGCCCAGACGAGCAACTGCATGGCTTACATGCATGCAGGAAGCAATGGATGAGGTAGAACTAGATGAAGAATTTAAAGAACACCTTTTAACACGATTAACATTCACTGCCCATCATATGGTTAACACGGGTGATCCGGAAGAGAAAGGAGAATCGAATTGA
- a CDS encoding ClpXP adapter SpxH family protein produces MTSNVTGSYCDSYSPNGQSDTACSVTSQKGKPIEIYSFIDPLCPDCWGLEPIIKKLHLEYGHTFRLRHLVGGNIQTFNSFKRKNKGIKTHADVAERWERTATRSGMSCDGDLWYEDPMDTPYIASIAIKAAELQGKLPGYRFLRKMREQLFIQKQNMTKEENLIQAAKETGLDVHEFHKDLHSKAAVKAFQCDLKISTEMDVSELPTLVFFNENIEEEGLKITGLYDYDVYVRILTEMLNTEPVPEPLPSLEEFMSRYQFVATKEVAVVYDLSCDDADAAMKKLALKQKVEKVPAKHGSFWRAVKA; encoded by the coding sequence TTGACATCGAATGTAACTGGTTCCTATTGCGATTCTTACAGTCCAAATGGACAATCCGATACAGCCTGTTCGGTCACATCTCAAAAGGGCAAGCCTATTGAAATTTATTCATTCATTGATCCGCTCTGTCCTGACTGTTGGGGGCTCGAACCTATTATTAAAAAATTGCACCTTGAATATGGACACACCTTCCGTTTAAGACATTTAGTAGGGGGTAATATCCAGACATTTAATTCTTTCAAAAGAAAAAATAAAGGAATCAAAACACACGCAGACGTAGCTGAACGATGGGAACGAACGGCAACTCGTTCAGGTATGTCCTGTGATGGGGATTTATGGTATGAAGATCCAATGGATACACCATACATTGCCTCAATCGCCATTAAGGCTGCAGAACTGCAGGGTAAATTACCTGGCTACCGTTTTCTAAGGAAAATGAGAGAACAGCTATTTATCCAGAAACAGAACATGACAAAGGAAGAAAACCTGATTCAAGCCGCTAAAGAAACCGGTCTTGATGTGCATGAGTTTCATAAAGACCTGCATTCTAAGGCCGCTGTCAAAGCCTTTCAGTGCGATTTAAAGATATCAACTGAAATGGATGTTTCTGAACTGCCAACACTTGTGTTCTTCAATGAAAACATTGAAGAAGAAGGGCTTAAAATCACCGGTCTTTATGACTATGACGTGTACGTCAGAATTTTGACGGAAATGTTGAATACTGAACCAGTGCCAGAACCTCTTCCATCGCTTGAGGAATTCATGAGTCGCTATCAGTTTGTTGCAACAAAAGAAGTGGCCGTTGTTTACGACTTGAGCTGCGATGATGCGGATGCAGCTATGAAGAAATTAGCTTTAAAACAAAAAGTTGAGAAAGTACCTGCAAAGCACGGTTCATTCTGGCGTGCGGTTAAAGCATAA
- the pepF gene encoding oligoendopeptidase F produces the protein MEETKVNALPKRDEIPVEDTWDLEAIYEDDQKWDDEFNEIKGLLPEMEQYKGKLGESADTLYNALQKQDELTIKLGKLYTYAHMRYDQDTTNSHYQGLNDRAANLATEVSSELAFVVPEILSVPEEKIQTFMKENKDLSLYAHALDEINRQRPHVLSKEEEAILAGVSDVTNSSSNTFGMLNNADMKFPTIKDENGEEVEVTHGRYIRFLESSDRRVRKDAFKAVYETYEKFKNTFASTLSGTVKRDNYYARVRNYDSARQAALDNNNIPEDVYDNLVETVNSRLDLLHRYVKLRKKALGLDDIHMYDLYTPLVPEVKMEVSYKEAKDYILKGLTPLGEEYEGILEEGFSNRWVDVQENAGKRSGAYSSGAYGTRPYILMNWQDNVNNLFTLAHEFGHSVHSYYTRENQPYPYANYSIFVAEVASTTNESLLNHYLLENTTDKKEKLYLLNHYLEGFRGTVFRQTMFAEFEYEIHKKAQNGEPLTPDLLSSLYYDLNKKYFGEELVIDDEIALEWARIPHFYYNYYVFQYATGFSAAASLSNQILEEGESAVIRYIDFLKAGSSDYPIEVLKKAGVDMTSSKPISDALNVFESILDEMESLLFE, from the coding sequence ATGGAAGAGACAAAAGTAAACGCTCTGCCAAAACGTGATGAAATTCCTGTTGAAGATACGTGGGATTTAGAGGCGATTTACGAGGATGATCAAAAATGGGATGACGAATTCAATGAAATCAAAGGACTTCTTCCTGAAATGGAGCAATACAAAGGGAAGCTTGGTGAATCAGCTGATACACTTTACAATGCCCTACAAAAGCAAGATGAATTAACAATCAAATTAGGTAAACTATATACATATGCCCATATGCGCTATGATCAGGATACGACGAATTCTCATTACCAGGGTCTAAATGATCGCGCTGCCAATTTAGCTACGGAGGTTAGCAGTGAGCTTGCATTTGTCGTGCCAGAAATTCTTAGTGTTCCTGAAGAGAAAATCCAAACATTCATGAAGGAAAACAAGGATCTTTCCTTATATGCTCATGCGCTTGATGAAATCAATCGTCAGCGTCCGCATGTCCTTTCAAAAGAAGAGGAAGCAATCCTTGCAGGCGTAAGTGATGTTACGAACAGTTCAAGTAATACGTTCGGTATGTTAAACAACGCGGATATGAAGTTTCCAACGATTAAAGATGAGAACGGTGAAGAAGTGGAAGTAACGCATGGCCGTTACATCCGTTTCCTTGAAAGTAGTGATCGCCGCGTTCGTAAGGATGCATTTAAAGCGGTTTATGAAACATATGAGAAGTTTAAAAATACGTTTGCGAGTACGCTGAGCGGAACAGTGAAGCGGGACAATTACTATGCTAGGGTTCGAAATTATGACTCTGCAAGACAGGCAGCCCTCGATAATAACAATATTCCAGAAGACGTTTACGATAATCTTGTGGAAACCGTAAATAGTCGTTTGGACCTGCTGCATCGCTATGTAAAGCTCCGTAAAAAGGCTCTGGGTCTAGATGACATTCATATGTATGACTTATATACACCGCTCGTCCCTGAAGTGAAGATGGAAGTCTCTTACAAGGAGGCAAAGGACTATATTTTAAAAGGATTAACACCTCTTGGCGAAGAGTACGAAGGTATTCTTGAAGAAGGATTTTCAAATCGCTGGGTCGATGTTCAGGAAAATGCAGGTAAAAGGAGCGGAGCTTATTCTTCCGGAGCGTACGGTACGCGTCCGTATATCTTAATGAACTGGCAGGATAATGTGAATAATCTCTTTACGCTTGCCCATGAGTTCGGGCATTCCGTGCACAGTTATTACACAAGAGAGAATCAACCATATCCATATGCGAATTATTCTATTTTTGTAGCAGAAGTAGCATCTACAACAAATGAATCTCTTTTAAACCACTACTTGCTTGAAAATACGACGGATAAGAAAGAAAAGCTCTACTTACTCAACCATTATCTCGAAGGTTTCCGCGGTACCGTATTTAGACAAACGATGTTTGCAGAATTTGAGTATGAAATCCATAAGAAAGCTCAGAATGGAGAGCCATTAACACCGGATCTTCTTTCCTCACTTTATTATGACCTAAACAAAAAGTATTTCGGAGAAGAACTTGTGATCGATGATGAAATTGCGCTCGAATGGGCACGTATTCCTCATTTCTACTACAATTATTATGTATTCCAATATGCGACTGGGTTTAGTGCAGCAGCATCTCTTTCTAATCAGATCCTTGAAGAGGGCGAGTCAGCTGTTATACGCTACATCGACTTCTTAAAAGCTGGAAGCTCAGATTACCCGATTGAAGTATTGAAGAAAGCAGGAGTGGATATGACATCTTCGAAACCAATAAGCGATGCGCTTAATGTCTTTGAATCCATCCTCGATGAAATGGAAAGTCTTCTATTTGAATAA
- a CDS encoding transposase translates to MAKQNKAYKFRMYPTDEQALVIRKTFGCVRFVYNRMLAERKETYENLKEDKEALKKAKHPTPAKYKKEFEWLKEVDSLALANAQLNLDKAYKAFFKGNAKFPKFKNKRHKQSYTTNVVNRNIQILGGHIKLPKLKMVKLKQHREIPSEHIIKSCTISMSSSGKYYISILTEYEKEIEIKNIQNVVGLDFAMNGLFVDSEGKKANYPKFFRQMLDKLAIEQRRLSRKKKGSSNWNKQRIRVAKLQEKVANQRKNFLLHHKSKELVTEFDAVVIEDLDMKGMSQALKFGKSVADNGWGMFTSFLHYKLKEQGKQLIKIDKWFPSTKTCSNCGSAKEIKLSERTYQCTCGLSLDRDVNSALNIKKEGIRWLATA, encoded by the coding sequence ATGGCTAAACAAAATAAAGCGTATAAGTTCCGAATGTATCCAACAGATGAACAGGCATTAGTAATTCGTAAAACCTTCGGTTGTGTTCGTTTTGTCTATAACAGGATGTTGGCAGAACGAAAAGAAACGTATGAAAATCTGAAAGAGGACAAGGAAGCGTTAAAAAAGGCGAAACATCCTACTCCCGCCAAATACAAAAAAGAGTTCGAGTGGCTAAAAGAAGTGGACTCTTTGGCGTTGGCAAACGCACAATTAAACTTAGATAAGGCATATAAAGCCTTCTTCAAAGGGAATGCCAAGTTTCCAAAGTTCAAAAACAAGCGTCACAAACAAAGCTATACAACGAATGTTGTGAACAGAAATATTCAGATATTGGGTGGTCATATCAAATTGCCTAAACTGAAAATGGTGAAACTCAAACAGCATAGAGAAATTCCATCTGAGCATATTATTAAGTCTTGCACGATTTCGATGTCTTCATCAGGGAAATATTACATTTCGATTCTGACAGAATATGAAAAAGAAATTGAAATCAAAAATATTCAAAATGTTGTCGGGCTAGATTTTGCAATGAATGGGTTATTTGTCGATAGTGAGGGTAAGAAAGCCAATTATCCTAAATTTTTTCGTCAAATGCTTGATAAATTAGCAATCGAACAACGTAGATTGTCTCGCAAAAAGAAAGGTTCTTCAAATTGGAACAAGCAACGCATTCGGGTAGCAAAACTGCAAGAAAAAGTAGCAAACCAACGTAAGAATTTCCTCCTCCATCACAAATCAAAAGAATTAGTAACTGAGTTTGACGCTGTTGTGATTGAAGATTTAGACATGAAGGGCATGTCACAAGCACTCAAGTTCGGAAAAAGTGTCGCTGATAACGGGTGGGGTATGTTCACTTCTTTCTTACACTACAAGCTAAAAGAACAAGGGAAACAACTTATCAAAATAGATAAATGGTTTCCATCTACTAAGACTTGTTCGAATTGTGGTTCTGCAAAAGAAATCAAATTATCCGAACGCACCTATCAATGCACCTGCGGGCTAAGTCTCGATAGAGATGTCAACTCCGCACTCAATATCAAAAAAGAAGGCATTCGCTGGTTAGCAACTGCCTAA
- a CDS encoding competence protein CoiA family protein, whose translation MEKYLVLRIQKWNHSIICREKRQLYEWLTREKRRVKLEWYLSRTRQRPDLLLPEVHLAIEYQCSSISNPLLKQRTEDYSASGLDVLWILGAKRLNSKHRPIHSISAMEWSAATLYNCKLRLHCYCPIDKRFASVTLLSSLTFFRKKSPSSSL comes from the coding sequence ATGGAAAAGTACCTTGTCTTACGAATTCAGAAGTGGAATCACTCTATCATCTGCAGGGAAAAACGTCAGCTTTATGAATGGCTAACAAGAGAAAAGCGGCGAGTTAAGCTTGAATGGTATCTCTCTCGAACAAGACAACGTCCTGATCTTCTGCTCCCGGAAGTCCACCTCGCCATTGAATACCAGTGTTCCTCGATAAGTAATCCTTTATTAAAACAAAGAACGGAGGATTATTCAGCATCAGGTTTAGATGTTCTCTGGATTCTCGGAGCTAAACGTTTGAATTCTAAACATCGCCCAATCCACTCCATTAGTGCGATGGAATGGTCTGCTGCCACCCTCTATAACTGTAAACTTCGCCTCCATTGCTATTGCCCTATTGATAAACGCTTCGCCTCAGTAACTCTTCTTTCAAGTTTAACGTTTTTCCGAAAGAAGTCTCCCTCTTCAAGCCTGTGA
- a CDS encoding competence protein CoiA family protein — MLTAITKEGILLNLADTNGGLNELRKLRSTREYFCPACGSRVIMKLGEKKIWHFSHHGKVPCLTNSEVESLYHLQGKTSAL; from the coding sequence ATGTTAACAGCGATAACAAAAGAAGGAATATTATTAAATCTCGCAGACACAAACGGTGGGCTTAATGAGCTTCGTAAGCTTAGAAGTACGCGAGAATATTTTTGCCCTGCCTGTGGTTCCAGGGTCATTATGAAACTAGGGGAGAAGAAGATCTGGCACTTTTCTCATCATGGAAAAGTACCTTGTCTTACGAATTCAGAAGTGGAATCACTCTATCATCTGCAGGGAAAAACGTCAGCTTTATGA
- the mecA gene encoding adaptor protein MecA: MEIERVNANTLKFFITYRDIENRGFDREEIWYDRERGEELFWEMMDEAHQREQFSLEGPLWIQVQALEKGLEIIVTRAQMSNDGSKLELPISEEKQLDLPLDENMDKILDDKFTIQNNYEPEEELEPLEGEELSFMIGFRDFEDVISLSHRFDPAGVENGLYHFEDRYYLHVVFDETLIEEEQDNRLSQLLEYGYETDLTLHRIQEYGKEILSEQALEQLRGHFPLL; encoded by the coding sequence ATGGAAATCGAACGCGTTAATGCAAACACTTTAAAATTCTTTATAACGTATAGAGACATTGAAAATAGAGGTTTTGATCGAGAAGAGATCTGGTATGACAGAGAACGAGGCGAAGAATTGTTTTGGGAAATGATGGATGAAGCGCATCAAAGAGAACAATTTTCACTGGAAGGTCCTCTATGGATACAGGTTCAGGCTTTAGAAAAAGGTCTTGAAATCATCGTAACCCGTGCACAGATGTCAAATGACGGTTCCAAACTTGAACTGCCTATTTCTGAAGAAAAGCAGCTTGATCTGCCGCTTGATGAGAATATGGATAAAATTTTGGATGACAAATTTACGATTCAAAATAATTATGAGCCAGAAGAAGAGCTTGAACCACTTGAAGGTGAGGAACTTTCCTTTATGATTGGCTTTAGGGATTTTGAAGATGTGATTTCGTTATCACACAGATTCGATCCAGCTGGAGTTGAGAATGGGCTTTATCATTTTGAAGACCGGTACTATCTTCACGTTGTCTTTGATGAAACATTAATTGAAGAAGAGCAAGACAACCGACTCAGCCAGCTGTTAGAATATGGATATGAAACAGATCTAACACTTCATCGCATTCAAGAATACGGTAAGGAGATTCTCTCTGAACAAGCTCTAGAACAACTCCGCGGGCACTTTCCACTCTTATAA
- a CDS encoding TerC family protein — protein sequence MFNVETITSVLFIIGIDIVLGGDNAVVIALACRNLPDSHRSRAILIGTAIAVGLRIALTIVAVYLLMLPYLLLIGAIFLLYISFKLVIDSESNESIQPKVSFWGAIRTIVMADLIMGLDNVLAIAGASEGRLPLVVFGLLISIPIIVWGSRMIMHALDRFPLFIYIGAGILSLTAGRMFTNAAELKHFYYMYPTMEFITQTAFLILVIVGGWFIRKVRGNIIIIH from the coding sequence TTGTTTAATGTAGAGACGATCACATCAGTACTTTTTATCATCGGCATTGATATTGTACTCGGGGGAGATAATGCTGTGGTAATTGCACTTGCCTGTCGAAATCTCCCTGATTCTCATCGTAGTCGAGCCATTCTCATTGGTACAGCCATAGCTGTTGGACTTAGAATAGCATTAACAATTGTTGCTGTCTATTTATTAATGTTGCCGTATTTATTGTTAATTGGAGCGATATTTCTCCTGTACATTTCATTTAAGCTTGTGATCGATAGTGAAAGTAATGAAAGCATACAACCAAAGGTTTCTTTCTGGGGGGCAATTAGGACGATTGTCATGGCAGATTTAATTATGGGCCTTGATAACGTTCTTGCAATCGCAGGTGCTTCAGAAGGCAGGCTTCCACTCGTTGTCTTCGGCTTACTGATCTCTATTCCTATTATCGTATGGGGGAGTCGCATGATCATGCACGCACTTGATCGTTTTCCACTATTCATTTATATTGGGGCAGGCATTCTTTCTCTTACAGCTGGTCGAATGTTTACAAACGCTGCTGAATTAAAACACTTTTACTATATGTACCCCACCATGGAATTCATAACGCAAACCGCTTTTCTAATACTTGTTATAGTCGGAGGTTGGTTCATTAGGAAGGTTCGAGGAAATATCATCATTATTCATTAA
- the spxA gene encoding transcriptional regulator SpxA, whose protein sequence is MVTLYTSPSCTSCRKAKAWLQEHEIPYTERNIFSEPLTIEEVKEILRMTEDGTDEIISTRSKTFQKLNLNLDAVSLQELFELISEHPGLLRRPIILDEKRLQVGYNEDEIRRFLPRKVRTFQLQEAQRLVN, encoded by the coding sequence ATGGTAACACTTTATACATCTCCAAGCTGCACTTCTTGCCGTAAAGCAAAGGCCTGGTTACAGGAACATGAGATTCCTTATACAGAGCGGAACATTTTCTCAGAGCCTCTAACGATTGAAGAAGTAAAAGAAATTCTTCGTATGACTGAGGATGGAACAGATGAAATTATATCAACTCGCTCAAAAACTTTCCAGAAATTAAACTTGAATTTAGATGCGGTTTCTCTTCAGGAATTGTTTGAGCTTATTAGCGAGCATCCTGGTTTGCTTCGCCGTCCAATCATTCTGGATGAAAAGCGCCTGCAAGTAGGGTACAATGAAGACGAAATTCGTCGTTTCCTACCACGTAAAGTTCGTACTTTTCAACTCCAAGAGGCCCAGCGCCTTGTTAATTAA